One window of the Candidatus Sericytochromatia bacterium genome contains the following:
- a CDS encoding MBL fold metallo-hydrolase: MSASYSLTFLGVGAGLSPELGNNNVLIEQADGPAHLLVDCGPVTAQLLKASGRLPDIRHAVLTHVHDDHVGGLQLWAQLNRYVYRHRPTLWYPEALWDELWEGTLRGGLERVNAADGMAGTAGLDAYFDLRPLKPGESLALPGLPALTMRPTVHVPGKPCFGFYLGRDVYYSSDSQLMPPFEGIDGAPLRAIFQDCQLFDSPYAVHTSFNTLVRDLPDHLKPITRLMHYNEPPSLDAQAEGFWGFVPRHEKLWL; this comes from the coding sequence ATGTCTGCCAGCTACTCTCTGACTTTCCTGGGTGTGGGCGCCGGCCTCAGCCCCGAACTCGGGAACAACAACGTGCTCATTGAGCAGGCGGACGGCCCCGCCCACCTGCTGGTCGATTGTGGCCCTGTCACGGCCCAGCTACTCAAGGCGTCGGGCCGCTTGCCCGATATTCGCCACGCCGTGCTGACCCACGTGCACGATGATCACGTGGGGGGGCTGCAACTGTGGGCACAACTCAACCGCTACGTCTACCGCCATCGCCCCACCTTGTGGTACCCGGAAGCCCTCTGGGACGAATTGTGGGAGGGAACCCTGCGAGGGGGGTTGGAGCGCGTCAACGCGGCAGATGGAATGGCCGGCACCGCTGGTCTCGACGCCTACTTCGATTTGCGTCCGCTGAAGCCGGGGGAATCACTGGCGCTGCCAGGCTTGCCCGCGCTGACCATGCGCCCCACCGTTCATGTGCCGGGCAAGCCTTGCTTTGGATTTTACCTGGGTCGGGACGTGTACTATTCGTCCGACTCCCAGCTGATGCCGCCATTCGAAGGGATCGACGGCGCCCCGCTGCGGGCCATCTTTCAGGATTGCCAGCTGTTCGACTCGCCGTATGCGGTTCACACGTCCTTCAACACCCTGGTCCGCGACCTGCCGGACCATCTCAAGCCGATCACCCGCCTGATGCACTACAACGAACCGCCCAGCCTGGATGCTCAGGCTGAGGGTTTCTGGGGCTTCGTGCCGCGTCACGAAAAACTATGGCTCTGA